TAGTATAGCCACAATCCAAAGCAAATGGTTGGATTTTCGACATGCTTGTTCTCTTGAActtatttaacaaaaaatagttgttttgtccttgtttgattttaaattttttattttttttttgcatttgttagttttgcgcaaaatttttgtggattattgattcgtctcaacgagagtaATTGAaaaggtataattttttttattttgctaaaaagtggttattttccaaaatatttgggtaaaagtaaaaaaaaattatattttttcgattcctctcgtcgagacaaatcaataatccacaaaaatttggctcaaaactaaaaaatgcaaaaaaaaaatcaaataagctTGTAATGCTtgtaattttgaatttattCTGTAGCATCAGAGtggaaaaatgaaggaaaattagccataagtaTAATAAgatagttttcatttaggagAAAGGATGTCAATAAAATACTCTTAGTTTTTAGTGGAGgtccttcaattttttgagttgttGAGCCATTAGGccaaaacatattttcacgGACAAAGCTATCCTAGGGTACTGGGTACGGTATCATAATGTAGGGTACCATAGAGTTTACGCACTTTCATAGGGAACCTTAGgattaggattttaggcactttcataaagtATCCTAAGATTTTAGACATTTTCAGTTATTAGTGAACTTTCACTAATTTTgcagaaaatatattttagcaATTATGCAGcacatttgtccttatgttGTATTGTAAAAAAGGTATTTTAGTAAACTTTCGCTTAATACGGAATACTTACTACTTAATATGAAAATCCTTACTTTTAAAGTGACTTATTGgatactattaaaaaaaaaaaagtgtaccaTTGGACTCTGTACCAACAGGGGCAGAGGAGAAGCGGAGAAGTGAAAgcaccttttttttattttaggaaaaatttaaaaatgacatcTGAACTTTCACTCCAATGTTATCGAAACACTTGAATTTcgctttatttcaattaaacatctGAACTTTCGAAATCCCCAAATTGAGGCACCAGTTGTTTGCCTCCATTCATTTCCTTCACAAATCGGCTGATGTGGCTCATTTATGGCATTAAAGGGCCTCACTAGACATGTTAGGAAGTAATTAAACTCAATGCACACAATCACAACCCATGTCAACCCTACTTCATTTTAAAGTTTGGGTATGAATTAGTGTACCAGTTGGAATTAGCTATTATTCATTGATTGTGTGCATTGAGTTCACTTCCTAACATGTATAGTAGGGCCCTTTAACACCAGAAATGAGCCACATCAGTCGATTTGTGAAGGAAATGGATGGAGGCAAACGGCAGGTGCCTCAATTTGAAGATTTTGAAAGTCTAggtatttaattgaaataaagtaaaGTTCAGGTGTTTCGATAATATTtgagtgaaagttcaggtgccattttaaaattttctctttattttagtttaaattctttccacctatTGCGGAAATTATGAGATATCCACCACCCATTGCGGATCTCACTGTTCATTTTTTTCGATCATCTAAATCGTTTATCTTGTAAGGCCTACAAAGTAGTACATTTTCGCAAATCGTCAGGTTGATCTAACATCGTCGATAGGtacatcaaattttgaatttttgtttataaaatatATGGTTATGGATAGTTTAACTTTTAACTTATCTactgtccattttataaatcaaatttcaattttttatatacctatcAATGTCagataaagctgatttttttgggcTGGTATATAACTCTACAAATCCTACacgatgaacggttcagattactgcTACGCATGGTGAGGCCCACAAATGACGGCGATGGTGGCACCGACATGAAACTGTTGATGAAGAATACCCTCACCGGCAGTGCATGCATACCAACAGGGGCAGTTACGGTCGGAAAGAACAATGAAAACGTCAATgaaggttttttatttttattttttcccgtATTACATTGCGTTATCCGTCTCAAGTGAGTGAcgttttgggtttcttttgtcgtcttatttgattttctttgcCTTCGGtctatatttttgtaatttttcgaTACCTCTTATCAAGACGGATGCATTTATATAAAAATTGACCCAAATCTAatagtaaaaattaaaagaaacaaTCAATAAAACGGACTACACTAAAAAGTTGCCAAAGGAGCGAAGTAGTTTTCCGCGTCTACGAAGTCGTGGCAAACTACAAACACAAGGCATCAATTTATCTCCCTACTCCGTCTCTCCATATTCCTCTTGTGACTTTCACTCTCGAGCCAATGCCgagcatgaaaaaaaaaatcgattcaCTGGACATTTataaatgcataaataaatcATATTTTGCCTCACAAAATGAAAAGCCATGCGACTATAAACTTAAATTATCCAACGTTTTTCAGTGATTGAaataaaatgtaatttttttacacGTTTATAAATGCCCAataaatctaatttttttcctaaCATAGCCAACTGCCAGTTTTACGAGATGAACAGTTTCGATTCTCGGTATCAACTCGACAGGGTATCAACTCGACAGTGGGAACCCCGCGGGGTATGGAGAGATGGAGAACCATGCCGAGCCGCAGATAACCATGTCCGCACGTTACTTTCTCGTGCAAAGAGCATGACGAGCATTCCGACATAAACATCGGACCCAATTGGGTCCAATAAGGTGGGACCCTAAACACGGCATTttctctttcctcctcctctgtTTCAGATCTAAACTTCGGACAACCTCCTTTCTCCCTGGAATTCTCCCTGTGATCCATTAGGAGAGAGAACAAGACCCATATATGTAACAACCGATAAAcctcctttctctcttctctcccccatgtgacccgagagagagagagagagagagagagagagagaaagagagagagagagagaagacccATATATAATACATTGGTGCTGTTCAATTCTATCTGTGAATTTATACAAATAGGTAGGTGTAGGTgtagatatagatatagatagataAGGGGGAGAGATGGGTCTGgtggaaaatgggaaaagtgGTCACAGCAAATATGAGAAGATGGATTCTGATTTTGTGGAGGGAGAAAATCTTCAACCAGCAGAAAAGACCAACAACAAAAGCACCAAAAAGTATGTTTTGGCATGTGCCATGTTTGCCTCTCTCAATTCTGTGCTTCTTGGATATGGTTTGTgcctctctccccttttgttCTTCTAATCTATTTATAATCTGATCTGCTTAAttatctgggtttttttttgggaattctTAATTACCTGGttaaccccacatcaatttggtttttggaatgatgcaatttgttgtagtgtagATTACCCTAATTTGGGAAACTTCAACATATGTTTTCTTATATTCAGTTCAATGTCAATGCATTGTAGCCTTTACATTATAGGTAGGCGAAAGCCGATATGCTTGGTAGACTTATATTTCacaattacaaaagaaaaatgctgATGTTGACTTGCTAACCAAATTAGTGTTAACTGAATCACTCCCTTCAACAGCTTGGATGCAAAAGATAAATGGATAAAAtagtaattttggagaaaaaaggGAGAATTGGCGATGCATCTCCATTTGGTGGGAGGGTTTCCATATATGGAGAATGAAAGTTGGAGCCTCCAATTTGGAAACCTCAAATGGAGTTGGGTTGGAGTGTCATGATTCTCTAAAATGGAGTTTTGGTTCTTCAAAATGGTGTTGTGGAGATTGGGCTGGAGACTCACACATGTTTTATTAGCAATGAACACTTGTTTGTGGCGAAGACATCCATAAATTGCAACAAAAGCTTGCTATTTTGTTTAAATCTGAAGTGTCTTACTAGTGTCCCGAGAGTGTCCGGAGCATTTTTCAAAGTATCCACAGAATGTCCGAATGaaaaatgtaaagaaaaaaTAGTACACTTGGGATTGGGTGTTTGACTTGTGTCCTGAGAGTGTTGGTGTCTAACAAGTGTCTGGCAAAGTGTCTGTGCTTTGTAGGTTATGATTCATCCTTACACCTCTCTAGCACATGCATTTGAGTGCTATAAAGCTATCTAGTCCCCTTCCATCAGATCCATATCAGTCCATGGAGGCTACAGTTTCCACACAAGGGTAACTTTGCAGCGATATTAACATCTTGGAGTATTTACTCTTCACCAGGACCTCCTTAATGGGTGCAATGTCATGAAATCCTTTCCAAATAAATTACTTGATCTTACCTTCAGACTTCAGTAGGGAGAGCCCAACAAATATTCGCAAAGCTTCTTATGATTATCACTGATCCTTGAGTTGCCATTTCCTCCCTTAATAGCTATTATGCTTCAACTTAAGGCCAATTCACAAACGGATTTGGGAGTTTAGTCCCGATCCGGGGTGAAATGCCATCTGAGTTTTATCACAACCGTCCGACATTGGAAGTCCCATGCCCTTCATCCAACTCCAACTGAGAAGATTTTTCTATGTTCTATAATACGTTAATACTCCTCCAAATCCAAGAGGGGTTTGAAGCTTTGAGCCCAGCTTAGCATTAAGAAACTAATCTTGTGGGAAACATTTAGCCTTCCAAAGTCCAAACCATCACCATCATATTCCATCCGTTCCCAAGTAGCTCCACCAGTTTGGAACATACGAATCAGAGATTTCAAACACGACATCACATAATAAGGGAGGGAGTTTAACGCACTTTCTTTACCAGCTTTTTAGATCTTCCCATTTCAGCTAGCAAACATGCCAACACGGATAATTACCTGAATGAGCATTCCTTGTAGTACCCAAACTATCAAAGATCTCATTCCTAGCTTCCATGGGAATGTTCTTGCTGTAGAATAGAGCTGAGTTTCAGAAATTCACCATGTGACCGTTAAGTTTTGTTTAGGTGAATCTAATGGGTTCAAATATCTCTTATTACTTCCCAATTCCTGTCATAAATAAGAATACAGGTATAAACTTAATGTGTTTCACGAATATGTTTTTATGTTATTTCGTACTGCACAACTCGTTCTTTAAAGAGATCATTTTCCACTATTAGAGATTACACGTGCAACATACTTCCAAGCACTTTGGTAACACTGTCTCTTTCTTTGTGCCCTAGATGTTGGTGTTATGAGTGGAGCTATCatatttatccaggaggatttACACATAACCGAGGTTCAAGAAGAAGTCCTTGTAGGAATTCTTAGCATAATCTCATTGTTGGGGAGTTTAGCCGGGGGTAAAACATCCGACGCCATAGGTAGAAAATGGACTATGGGATTTGCAGCCGCTGTGTTCCAAACTGGTGCCGCTATAATGGCTCTTGCTCCTTCTTTCACCATATTGATGGTAGGCCGTTTACTAGCGGGCATTGGTATAGGTTTTGGAGTCATGATTGCACCGGTATACATTGCTGAAATCTCACCTTCCATTGACAGAGGAGCACTAACTTCCTTCCCGGAGATTTTTATAAACCTCGGAATCCTCCTTGGTTACGTCTCAAATTATGTTTTTTCAGGACTTCCTGTGCATATAAACTGGCGTGTAATGCTTGGTGTTGGAATCCTCCCATCGGTGTTCATCATTTTTGCACTGATTATCATCCCTGAATCCCCGCGGTGGTTGGTAATGCAGAACCGGATTGTAGAAGCAAAATCTGTTTTGTTAAAGACAATCGATAGTGAAAGAGAAGTGGAGGAGAGGCTAGCAGAAATTCAACTAGCCGCCGGTCATTCAAATGCCGAGAAGTACGAAGAAAGAGCTGTTTGGCAGGAGTTGTTGAATCCCTCTCCCGCAGTTAAACGGATGCTTATCACGGGATGCGGAATCCAGTGTTTTCAACAGATCACAGGGATCGATGCAACTGTTTATTACAGCCCCACAATCTTCAGAGATGCTGGGATCAAGGGTAACTCGGAGCTTCTCGGGGCAACCATTGGTGTCGGATGTACGAAAACTATGTTCATTTTGGTGGCTATTTTTCTAATAGACAGAGTTGGTAGAAAGCCATTGCTCTATGTGAGCACAATTGGGATGACTACTTGTTTGTTTGGTCTAGGACTTACTCTATCCTTTATGGGGAATGGTCCGGTTGGCGTAAAACTAGCGATTTTCTGGGTATGTGGGAATGTTGCGTTCTTCTCAGTGGGCCTAGGCCcaatttgttgggttttgaCGTCGGAAATCTTCCCCCTCCGCCTCAGAGCCCAAGCCTCGGCTCTTGGAGCAGTTGGGAGTAGGGTGAGTAGTGGCCTCATCGCAATGACTTTCCTTTCTGTCTCTCGTGCAATTACAGTTGGAGGAACCTTCTTTGTCTTCGCAGCGATTTCATCTCTCACTGTTGTTTTTGTTTACAAGTGTGTTCCGGAAACAAAAGGAAAGTCTTTAGAGCAAATCGAAACAATGTTTCAGAGTGATGGACAGTGGCGAGGAGGTGAACTAGA
The sequence above is a segment of the Rhododendron vialii isolate Sample 1 chromosome 13a, ASM3025357v1 genome. Coding sequences within it:
- the LOC131312795 gene encoding probable polyol transporter 4 isoform X1; this translates as MGLVENGKSGHSKYEKMDSDFVEGENLQPAEKTNNKSTKKYVLACAMFASLNSVLLGYDVGVMSGAIIFIQEDLHITEVQEEVLVGILSIISLLGSLAGGKTSDAIGRKWTMGFAAAVFQTGAAIMALAPSFTILMVGRLLAGIGIGFGVMIAPVYIAEISPSIDRGALTSFPEIFINLGILLGYVSNYVFSGLPVHINWRVMLGVGILPSVFIIFALIIIPESPRWLVMQNRIVEAKSVLLKTIDSEREVEERLAEIQLAAGHSNAEKYEERAVWQELLNPSPAVKRMLITGCGIQCFQQITGIDATVYYSPTIFRDAGIKGNSELLGATIGVGCTKTMFILVAIFLIDRVGRKPLLYVSTIGMTTCLFGLGLTLSFMGNGPVGVKLAIFWVCGNVAFFSVGLGPICWVLTSEIFPLRLRAQASALGAVGSRVSSGLIAMTFLSVSRAITVGGTFFVFAAISSLTVVFVYKCVPETKGKSLEQIETMFQSDGQWRGGELELGDAENLVQKQ
- the LOC131312795 gene encoding probable polyol transporter 4 isoform X2 yields the protein MGKVVTANMRRWILILWREKIFNQQKRPTTKAPKNVGVMSGAIIFIQEDLHITEVQEEVLVGILSIISLLGSLAGGKTSDAIGRKWTMGFAAAVFQTGAAIMALAPSFTILMVGRLLAGIGIGFGVMIAPVYIAEISPSIDRGALTSFPEIFINLGILLGYVSNYVFSGLPVHINWRVMLGVGILPSVFIIFALIIIPESPRWLVMQNRIVEAKSVLLKTIDSEREVEERLAEIQLAAGHSNAEKYEERAVWQELLNPSPAVKRMLITGCGIQCFQQITGIDATVYYSPTIFRDAGIKGNSELLGATIGVGCTKTMFILVAIFLIDRVGRKPLLYVSTIGMTTCLFGLGLTLSFMGNGPVGVKLAIFWVCGNVAFFSVGLGPICWVLTSEIFPLRLRAQASALGAVGSRVSSGLIAMTFLSVSRAITVGGTFFVFAAISSLTVVFVYKCVPETKGKSLEQIETMFQSDGQWRGGELELGDAENLVQKQ